A stretch of Fundicoccus culcitae DNA encodes these proteins:
- the ppdK gene encoding pyruvate, phosphate dikinase, translating into MTKYVYDFHEGNATMRALLGGKGSNLAEMTGLGLPVPSGFTISTQACMEYLANGEQLTEEMIQQIETYLARLEAETGKSFSKGDNLLLVSVRSGAAQSMPGMMDTILNLGLNDVNVERFATLTGNPQFAYDCYRRLLHMFGNVVYEINGSHFERFLTNYKETHQRENDQALTVDDLKVIVAAYKGIYKKIGQKEFPQDPKTQLFEAIRAVFSSWNNERAFVYRNLNDMSHQGGTAVNVQEMVFGNSGQNSGTGVAFTRNPSTGENKIFGEYLLNAQGEDVVAGIRTPLPVSTLSEVMPDVYAEFIRVANLLEDHYRDMQDIEFTIENGKLFMLQTRSGKRTAKAAFKIAVDLVNEGKATKDEALMQINPKSVDQLLHPTFNPVALKIADLITDIGLPASPGAATGNIYFDANAAKAAVQAGEKVILVRQETSPEDITGMSISEAVVTSRGGMTSHAAVVARGMGVCCVVGCEQINIDEDNRRVSYPGGQLEEGTIISVDGTNGAIYLGDVEKMPTEADESFQTIMAWARERSHLKVRMNAETVEDIKTGLAFEADGIGLVRTEHMFFKEERLREMRRFILSNRAQEQNRALSAILNYQIDDFVNIFSLTQDKPVVIRLLDPPLHEFMPHTKQEITHVAEQLGTTYAELQQRVIDLTEVNPMLGHRGVRLAVTYPNLYLMQAEAIIRAAVQVNTATFQVKPEIMIPLVGMKEELALLRQQIEKHIEELLKELGVTVEYTIGTMIELPRACLIADQLVDYADFFSFGTNDLTQMTFGFSRDDAGKYINQYISEAILPIDPFQTLDVEGVGELVKIATEKARQKQADFKLGVCGELGGDPNSIEFFHQIGLNYVSCSPYRIPIAQIAAAQSAIKYATM; encoded by the coding sequence ATGACAAAATACGTTTATGATTTTCATGAGGGCAATGCAACGATGCGCGCTTTATTAGGTGGCAAGGGGTCGAATCTAGCTGAAATGACGGGTTTGGGCTTGCCGGTACCGAGCGGTTTTACGATTTCAACCCAAGCATGTATGGAATATTTGGCTAACGGTGAGCAATTGACTGAAGAAATGATCCAACAAATTGAAACTTATTTGGCAAGACTTGAAGCCGAAACGGGTAAGTCATTTTCAAAAGGGGATAATTTGTTGCTCGTCTCCGTTAGAAGTGGGGCTGCGCAGTCCATGCCAGGAATGATGGATACCATTTTAAATTTAGGTTTAAATGATGTGAATGTGGAACGTTTTGCTACATTAACAGGCAATCCTCAGTTTGCTTATGATTGTTATCGCCGATTGCTGCACATGTTTGGGAATGTTGTTTATGAAATAAATGGCAGTCATTTTGAACGCTTTTTAACCAATTATAAGGAGACACACCAACGTGAAAATGATCAAGCTTTAACGGTGGACGACTTAAAGGTTATTGTCGCAGCCTACAAAGGTATTTATAAAAAAATTGGTCAAAAGGAGTTTCCGCAAGACCCTAAAACACAATTGTTTGAAGCGATTCGAGCGGTTTTTTCTTCATGGAATAATGAGCGTGCGTTTGTGTATCGTAATTTAAATGATATGTCCCATCAAGGAGGAACGGCCGTTAATGTTCAAGAGATGGTGTTTGGGAATAGTGGTCAAAATTCTGGCACAGGAGTGGCCTTTACACGCAATCCTTCCACAGGTGAAAATAAAATTTTTGGGGAATATTTATTAAATGCCCAAGGGGAAGATGTGGTGGCTGGGATTCGGACGCCTTTACCCGTTTCGACTTTAAGTGAAGTGATGCCCGATGTTTATGCCGAATTTATTCGTGTGGCCAACTTATTGGAAGATCATTACCGTGATATGCAAGATATTGAATTTACTATCGAAAACGGCAAGTTATTTATGTTGCAAACCCGGAGTGGTAAACGGACGGCCAAAGCGGCTTTTAAAATAGCCGTTGACTTAGTCAATGAAGGGAAAGCGACTAAAGATGAAGCACTGATGCAAATTAATCCCAAATCAGTTGATCAACTTTTACATCCTACCTTTAATCCTGTGGCCCTTAAAATTGCGGACTTAATAACGGATATAGGCTTGCCAGCAAGTCCTGGGGCGGCGACCGGGAATATTTATTTTGATGCGAATGCGGCCAAGGCCGCTGTTCAAGCAGGTGAGAAAGTTATCTTAGTGCGTCAAGAAACTTCGCCAGAAGATATAACTGGGATGAGCATTAGTGAAGCGGTGGTTACCAGTCGCGGGGGGATGACCTCGCATGCTGCCGTGGTTGCACGGGGGATGGGCGTTTGTTGCGTTGTTGGTTGTGAGCAAATTAATATTGATGAAGACAATCGCCGCGTCAGCTATCCCGGCGGTCAATTGGAAGAGGGGACAATCATTTCAGTGGATGGGACCAATGGAGCCATCTATTTGGGTGATGTCGAAAAGATGCCGACCGAAGCGGATGAGTCATTCCAAACAATTATGGCTTGGGCACGTGAACGATCACATCTAAAAGTTAGAATGAATGCCGAAACCGTCGAAGACATTAAAACGGGTTTAGCTTTTGAAGCCGACGGGATTGGGCTCGTTAGAACGGAACATATGTTTTTTAAAGAAGAACGTTTACGTGAGATGCGTCGCTTTATCCTGTCAAATCGAGCCCAGGAGCAAAATCGGGCTTTAAGTGCCATATTAAACTATCAAATTGATGACTTTGTAAATATCTTTTCACTCACTCAAGATAAGCCGGTCGTTATTCGTTTGCTTGACCCACCTTTGCATGAATTTATGCCACATACCAAGCAAGAAATCACCCATGTGGCTGAACAATTGGGAACAACTTACGCCGAACTTCAACAACGTGTGATTGATTTAACCGAAGTGAACCCTATGCTAGGCCATCGTGGCGTCCGTTTGGCCGTTACTTATCCCAACCTTTATTTAATGCAAGCTGAAGCCATTATTCGAGCAGCAGTCCAAGTAAATACCGCTACTTTTCAAGTGAAGCCCGAGATTATGATTCCGCTGGTTGGTATGAAAGAAGAATTGGCACTCTTGCGACAACAAATTGAAAAGCATATTGAGGAATTATTAAAAGAATTAGGCGTAACCGTTGAATACACCATTGGGACTATGATCGAACTACCACGAGCCTGTCTAATTGCTGACCAATTGGTGGATTATGCCGATTTCTTTAGTTTTGGCACCAATGATTTAACCCAAATGACCTTTGGTTTTTCACGGGATGATGCGGGTAAATATATCAATCAATATATTAGTGAAGCTATTTTGCCAATTGATCCTTTTCAAACGTTAGATGTGGAAGGCGTGGGCGAACTCGTTAAAATAGCCACTGAAAAAGCGCGCCAAAAGCAAGCGGATTTTAAATTAGGGGTCTGCGGTGAATTAGGTGGCGATCCTAATTCCATTGAATTCTTCCATCAAATTGGCTTAAACTATGTGTCTTGTTCCCCTTATCGAATTCCAATTGCACAAATAGCAGCTGCCCAAAGTGCGATTAAATATGCTACAATGTAA
- a CDS encoding mannitol-1-phosphate 5-dehydrogenase, producing MKAVHFGAGNIGRGFIGEILFKNNIEIVFVDINKTIIDALNEKGEYDIALAAPEAETIHVENVRGVNNETEAEKVAEEIADADIVTTAIGPNILKFIAPLIANGLRQRLENGNHQPLDVIACENMIGGSQQLKTYVYDSLTAEEIEQLEAFIGFPNAAVDRIIPMQSHDDPLFVSVEPFSEWVIDESQMKNVDLKLEGVEYEPSLEPFIERKLLSVNTGHATVAYTAKMYGYKTIKDAITDERVLSQLQNVLQETGQLLITKWDFDPAVHADYQATIINRFKNPYISDDVVRVGRTPIRKLGYNERFILPIRELAERKLSYHYLVDTVGMIFHYDDPADNESVQLQQMLQTQPLEDVIKEVTGLEDATLINEIKASVEKYNTL from the coding sequence ATGAAAGCCGTACACTTTGGAGCAGGTAACATCGGTAGAGGTTTTATTGGTGAAATCCTTTTTAAAAACAATATAGAGATTGTCTTTGTCGATATTAACAAAACCATCATTGATGCTTTAAACGAAAAAGGGGAGTATGATATTGCCTTAGCCGCTCCAGAAGCAGAAACCATTCATGTAGAAAATGTTCGTGGGGTTAATAATGAAACGGAAGCTGAAAAAGTGGCTGAAGAAATCGCGGATGCTGACATTGTTACAACGGCGATTGGTCCCAATATCTTAAAATTTATAGCCCCTTTAATTGCTAATGGATTACGTCAACGACTTGAAAATGGCAATCATCAACCCCTAGATGTGATTGCTTGTGAAAATATGATTGGTGGAAGCCAACAATTAAAAACGTATGTTTATGATTCATTAACCGCTGAAGAAATCGAACAATTAGAAGCCTTTATCGGCTTTCCTAATGCCGCCGTCGATCGCATTATTCCGATGCAATCGCATGATGATCCTTTATTTGTGTCTGTTGAGCCCTTTAGTGAATGGGTTATCGACGAATCCCAAATGAAAAACGTGGACTTAAAGCTTGAAGGGGTTGAATATGAACCGTCACTTGAACCCTTTATTGAAAGAAAACTTCTATCGGTGAATACCGGTCATGCCACCGTTGCCTATACGGCGAAAATGTATGGTTATAAAACCATCAAAGATGCGATAACCGATGAACGGGTCTTGTCACAATTACAAAATGTGCTCCAAGAAACCGGCCAATTGTTGATCACTAAATGGGATTTTGATCCCGCCGTTCATGCTGACTACCAAGCAACCATTATTAATCGCTTCAAGAACCCTTATATTTCGGATGATGTTGTACGTGTTGGACGGACCCCGATTCGCAAATTGGGTTACAACGAACGCTTTATTTTACCGATTCGTGAGCTAGCCGAAAGAAAGCTGAGCTATCATTATCTGGTAGATACAGTGGGCATGATTTTCCATTATGATGATCCGGCTGACAATGAAAGTGTGCAATTACAGCAAATGTTGCAAACACAACCGCTTGAGGATGTCATTAAAGAAGTCACTGGTCTTGAGGATGCCACTTTGATTAACGAAATTAAAGCCAGCGTTGAAAAATACAACACCCTTTAA
- a CDS encoding BglG family transcription antiterminator, with translation MVINVLYFSNRELKILRLLVIKQDGISLNELVHTLGVSKRTVYRELSNLEDTLRHSNVQLEKKDKLYRLSGSPQALAELNRYLKSPITIEWDDPLKRQVAIMATIALKTDNQFTQTDLSHVFDVSLATIQQDIIQLNQKNSKYKLSIQRSEESKLSLTGNEVYLRLYLSQLITNEINEFDFYRVVEGAEETGVETESQYLLTIIDATILKMVYDSIKKEQPEMLHTIADDILKNFVILITISLMRLNEGKTVDTTQSIDYNQLLPYIQHVLSFVKTFDETYKTKINTTEVSFWAMQLRGINVQQSHSIFQSSYDMELAYKIRYLVKLVSNEFQFNFNRDQELYNDLINHIGAALKRLDINLPEIENEVITQLRQQYPKLYLIVEEKLIEVFSPAIFSEQEIGYVVTHFASSFEKFGYDSNLNVLVICSSGIGTSKILKSRLERSIKEINHIDVVRAVDLSNIDINDYKMVFSTITLPGFESDYTLINPILDDAEIETIKQLLKAYSSKAETHLPQIAATQKEKTSFRTIKQFVDLADDIIANFTIVFLDDQFQSLQEYVAEIFKPNEKLINKINKRLDMAPLAIPNTGILLLHTTDNSFSKPFLAIHHLKYPIETMGMDQKPTDVHRLIVMFGPEAMDELTTHYLGTISSSIIENEDYTQIYLNGTEADIKQLLEALSVDVLQSILT, from the coding sequence ATGGTGATAAACGTGCTTTATTTTTCAAATCGGGAATTGAAAATTTTACGCTTACTCGTTATCAAACAGGATGGCATCTCTTTGAATGAATTAGTTCATACCTTGGGAGTGAGTAAGCGTACCGTTTATCGCGAACTATCCAATTTAGAAGATACGTTGCGTCATTCAAATGTCCAACTAGAGAAAAAAGACAAACTATACCGGCTAAGTGGTAGTCCACAAGCACTAGCAGAATTAAATCGTTATTTGAAATCGCCCATCACCATTGAATGGGATGATCCATTAAAACGACAAGTGGCTATTATGGCAACCATCGCATTAAAAACAGACAATCAATTTACCCAAACGGATTTATCACATGTTTTTGACGTTTCGCTAGCAACGATTCAACAAGACATTATCCAATTAAATCAAAAAAATTCTAAGTATAAGCTATCGATTCAACGCTCGGAAGAATCTAAACTTTCTTTAACGGGTAATGAGGTATACTTACGTCTATACCTCAGCCAGTTAATAACGAATGAAATTAATGAGTTTGATTTTTATCGTGTGGTGGAAGGCGCAGAAGAGACAGGCGTCGAAACGGAGTCACAATATTTATTGACTATCATCGATGCCACTATTTTAAAAATGGTTTATGATTCCATCAAAAAAGAGCAACCGGAAATGTTGCATACGATTGCGGATGATATCTTAAAGAACTTCGTCATCTTGATTACCATTTCATTGATGCGCTTAAATGAAGGGAAGACGGTGGATACAACCCAATCAATTGACTACAATCAATTGCTTCCATACATCCAACACGTTTTATCCTTTGTAAAAACCTTTGATGAAACCTATAAAACCAAAATAAATACCACTGAAGTATCTTTTTGGGCTATGCAGTTACGTGGAATCAACGTTCAACAATCCCATAGTATCTTTCAAAGTTCTTACGATATGGAATTGGCTTATAAAATCAGGTATTTGGTTAAATTGGTTTCCAATGAGTTTCAATTCAATTTCAATCGCGACCAAGAATTATACAACGACTTGATTAATCACATAGGGGCGGCTTTAAAACGCTTGGATATTAATTTGCCGGAAATTGAAAATGAAGTCATTACTCAATTAAGACAACAATATCCCAAATTGTATTTAATCGTTGAAGAAAAACTGATTGAAGTCTTTTCCCCAGCGATATTTTCTGAACAAGAAATTGGCTATGTTGTCACGCATTTTGCGTCAAGTTTTGAAAAATTTGGTTATGATTCGAATTTAAATGTTTTAGTTATTTGTTCGAGTGGAATTGGAACTTCCAAAATCCTGAAAAGTCGGTTAGAGCGTTCGATTAAAGAAATTAATCATATTGATGTGGTTAGGGCTGTTGATCTGTCTAATATTGATATTAACGACTATAAGATGGTTTTTTCAACGATTACGTTGCCAGGCTTTGAATCGGATTATACGTTGATCAATCCTATTTTAGATGATGCGGAGATTGAAACCATCAAGCAACTACTAAAGGCCTATTCAAGTAAAGCAGAGACTCATCTACCCCAAATTGCAGCTACGCAAAAAGAAAAAACATCTTTTCGTACAATAAAGCAATTTGTGGATTTAGCCGATGATATCATCGCCAACTTTACGATTGTTTTTTTAGATGATCAGTTTCAATCCCTGCAAGAGTATGTCGCAGAGATATTTAAACCGAATGAAAAACTCATCAATAAAATCAATAAACGTCTCGACATGGCACCTTTAGCAATTCCTAATACAGGGATTCTATTGCTACATACAACCGATAACTCATTTTCAAAACCCTTTTTGGCGATTCATCATTTAAAATATCCCATCGAGACGATGGGCATGGATCAAAAACCAACGGACGTTCATCGCTTAATCGTTATGTTCGGGCCTGAAGCCATGGATGAATTAACCACACATTATCTCGGCACGATTAGTAGCTCAATCATTGAAAATGAAGACTATACACAAATTTATTTAAACGGGACCGAAGCAGATATTAAGCAATTGTTAGAGGCGCTAAGTGTTGATGTTTTACAAAGCATATTAACATAA
- a CDS encoding PTS mannitol transporter subunit IICB: MIMPNIAMFIAWGIITALFIDTGWMPNADLAQMVDPMLNYLLPIMIAYQGGKLVYEERGGVVGAIATMGVIVGSPIPMFIGAMIMGPLSGWVMKKFDQMFLDKVKTGFEMLYNNFSAGIIGAILAIIGFYAVGPAVTAGTNLMAQGVNYIISIGALPLANIFIEPAKVLFLNNAINHGILTPLGTEQSLETGKSILYLLEANPGPGLGILLAFMLYGKGSAKSSSAGAAIIHFFGGIHEIYFPYVMMKPALFLAAIAGGVTGTFVFQLLDAGLAAPASPGSIFAIIAMTPRGEWVSVLAGVLAATLVSFVVAAFILKRDKSTDEDDNLQAEIERSQAMKKESKGISSQAAVSDISTATIDKVIFACDAGMGSSAMGASLLRNKFKEADVKVDVTNSAINQLKDGSNLLIITQQELTERAKLQSPNATHISVDNFLQSPKYDEIVNRFAGTEDSSTATPTPTATPTPTSSAVKNTHIVKMVVLYDNNTRGTGTMILDKLQKEAKRTGNAMTMEKQAIEDGVIDDKTTVFIIPNQLKTKVTVSNSEVVADVIDDEELNNLVNKY, translated from the coding sequence ATGATTATGCCGAATATTGCCATGTTCATTGCATGGGGGATCATTACAGCGTTATTTATTGATACGGGTTGGATGCCAAATGCAGATTTGGCACAGATGGTTGACCCAATGTTGAATTATTTATTGCCGATAATGATTGCGTATCAAGGTGGTAAATTAGTTTATGAAGAACGTGGTGGGGTTGTTGGAGCGATTGCAACGATGGGTGTGATTGTTGGGTCGCCGATACCGATGTTTATCGGAGCCATGATTATGGGGCCGTTGAGTGGCTGGGTGATGAAGAAATTTGACCAAATGTTCTTAGATAAAGTCAAGACTGGTTTTGAGATGTTATACAATAATTTCTCAGCGGGAATTATTGGCGCTATCTTAGCAATTATTGGTTTTTATGCTGTTGGGCCTGCTGTAACGGCAGGGACTAATTTAATGGCACAAGGTGTTAATTATATCATTTCGATTGGCGCTTTACCTTTAGCCAATATATTTATTGAACCGGCAAAAGTTTTATTCTTGAATAATGCAATTAATCATGGAATCCTAACCCCTTTAGGAACAGAACAATCGTTGGAAACAGGCAAGTCGATTCTTTACTTATTAGAGGCTAACCCGGGTCCAGGTTTAGGTATCTTATTAGCTTTCATGTTATATGGAAAAGGCTCAGCCAAGAGTTCATCTGCCGGAGCTGCGATTATCCATTTCTTTGGTGGGATTCATGAAATTTATTTCCCATACGTTATGATGAAACCTGCTTTATTCTTAGCTGCCATTGCTGGTGGTGTAACAGGAACCTTTGTCTTCCAATTATTAGATGCTGGGCTTGCCGCACCTGCTTCGCCAGGATCGATTTTTGCGATTATCGCCATGACACCAAGGGGCGAATGGGTCAGTGTGCTTGCAGGTGTACTCGCTGCGACGCTTGTTTCCTTTGTCGTGGCTGCATTTATCCTCAAAAGAGATAAAAGTACCGATGAAGACGATAATTTACAAGCAGAAATTGAACGTTCACAAGCGATGAAGAAAGAATCAAAAGGTATTTCTAGTCAAGCCGCTGTTAGTGATATCTCTACAGCAACGATTGATAAAGTTATTTTTGCTTGCGATGCGGGAATGGGCTCAAGTGCCATGGGTGCGTCCTTACTAAGAAATAAATTCAAGGAAGCGGATGTAAAAGTTGACGTCACCAATTCAGCCATTAACCAACTAAAAGATGGCTCGAATTTACTTATTATTACACAACAAGAGTTAACTGAACGGGCGAAACTACAATCACCCAATGCGACGCATATTTCCGTGGATAACTTTTTACAAAGTCCAAAATATGATGAAATCGTTAATCGTTTCGCTGGTACTGAAGACTCGTCAACCGCAACCCCAACCCCAACCGCAACCCCGACCCCGACCTCATCAGCCGTTAAAAACACCCATATTGTCAAAATGGTTGTTTTGTATGATAATAATACACGAGGCACCGGAACGATGATTCTAGACAAATTGCAAAAAGAAGCTAAACGCACAGGCAATGCAATGACGATGGAAAAACAAGCTATCGAGGACGGTGTGATTGATGATAAGACAACGGTCTTCATCATACCCAATCAACTAAAAACAAAAGTCACCGTTTCAAATAGTGAAGTTGTTGCGGACGTTATTGACGATGAAGAATTAAATAACTTGGTTAACAAGTATTAA
- a CDS encoding helix-turn-helix transcriptional regulator: MNLTERQQKIIEIVKQNEPITGDNIAKTLGLTKSTLRSDLAVLTMTGILDARPKVGYIYSGLDFEPMLQDKLSALSVQDIMQAPVLIKQDTSVQDAVTALFMYDVGTLYISNDQDELVGVLSRKDLLRSTMMGNHSDAPVAVIMTRMPNIFVTYPDVPVLKAAKSISRHQIDSLPVLASRDSKTVVGKISKTVLVNLLIELTDKEQNA; the protein is encoded by the coding sequence ATGAACTTAACAGAACGCCAACAAAAAATAATCGAAATCGTGAAGCAAAATGAACCTATTACCGGGGATAATATTGCTAAAACGTTAGGTTTAACCAAATCAACTTTGAGAAGCGACTTAGCTGTTTTGACCATGACGGGTATTCTCGATGCCCGTCCAAAGGTTGGTTATATTTATTCGGGGTTGGATTTTGAACCGATGCTACAAGATAAGCTGTCAGCCCTTTCGGTTCAGGATATTATGCAAGCGCCGGTGCTTATTAAACAAGATACCAGTGTTCAAGATGCGGTGACAGCCTTATTTATGTACGATGTCGGGACGTTGTACATTTCGAACGACCAGGATGAATTAGTCGGCGTGCTATCACGGAAGGATTTGCTGCGGTCTACGATGATGGGAAACCATTCAGATGCCCCCGTGGCGGTGATTATGACGCGTATGCCGAACATTTTTGTGACGTATCCAGACGTTCCGGTTTTAAAAGCCGCGAAAAGTATTTCGCGTCATCAAATTGATTCTTTGCCGGTTTTAGCGTCGAGGGATTCGAAAACCGTTGTTGGTAAGATATCAAAAACGGTGCTAGTCAATTTATTGATAGAACTTACAGATAAGGAGCAAAACGCATGA
- a CDS encoding glucosamine-6-phosphate deaminase: protein MEIIIVENKEEGSIKAYELIHKALNEGAKVFGLATGSTPEIMYEKLVESDIDFSEAVSVNLDEYVGLSGDHEQSYRYFMQKHLFDKKPFKASYVPNGLNDEETEVARYEKILAENPVDLQILGIGQNGHIAFNEPGTSFDSITHKVELTDSTIQANKRFFEKEEDVPRYAYSMGLSSIMNAKKIILLAFGEEKAQAVKDLVTAEVATEDIPSTILINHPDVTIIVDEAAAQLIK from the coding sequence ATGGAAATAATCATTGTTGAAAATAAAGAAGAAGGCTCAATCAAAGCCTATGAATTAATTCACAAAGCATTAAATGAAGGCGCTAAAGTATTTGGTTTAGCAACTGGTTCAACACCTGAAATCATGTATGAAAAATTAGTTGAAAGTGATATTGATTTTTCAGAGGCTGTTTCTGTTAACTTGGACGAATATGTTGGCTTAAGTGGTGATCACGAACAAAGCTACCGTTATTTTATGCAAAAACATTTATTTGATAAAAAACCATTTAAAGCTTCATATGTGCCTAATGGATTAAATGACGAAGAAACGGAAGTAGCTCGCTATGAAAAAATCCTGGCTGAAAACCCTGTTGATTTACAAATCTTAGGCATCGGTCAAAACGGACATATCGCCTTTAACGAACCCGGCACGTCATTTGACTCCATCACCCATAAAGTCGAACTGACCGATTCAACTATTCAAGCGAACAAACGCTTCTTTGAAAAAGAAGAAGATGTCCCACGCTATGCTTACTCAATGGGCTTAAGCTCTATTATGAACGCTAAAAAAATCATCCTCTTAGCTTTCGGCGAAGAAAAAGCCCAAGCCGTGAAAGATTTGGTAACGGCTGAAGTAGCCACTGAAGACATCCCTTCAACCATTTTAATCAACCACCCTGACGTAACCATCATTGTTGACGAAGCCGCAGCCCAACTCATCAAATAA
- a CDS encoding pyruvate, water dikinase regulatory protein, giving the protein MSLFTPRSHTDGPTARIFVISDSVGETANRLIRAALAQFPMMENPEIKNYPFIDNEEDLRGILNDALAEEAIVASTLVNPKLNQIIRDAAAEQSLRHIDFLSEMIDLIADQTGMKPIRKSGALHALDEEYFNRVAAIEFAVKYDDGKNPKGFLKSDIVLLGISRTSKTPLSMYLANKSYKVSNLPLIPEVNLAQEIWQVPSNKLFGLTASPHYIMKIRTERVKMMGMASITTYSSLDRIKAELTYSEELFSRLNATVINVENKSIEEVAQSIEQLLLNTNK; this is encoded by the coding sequence ATGAGTTTATTCACACCTCGTTCACACACAGATGGTCCTACTGCCCGTATCTTTGTTATTTCAGATTCAGTAGGCGAAACGGCTAATCGCTTAATTCGTGCCGCTTTAGCCCAATTCCCCATGATGGAAAACCCTGAAATTAAAAATTATCCTTTTATTGATAATGAAGAAGACTTACGTGGAATTTTAAATGACGCCCTCGCTGAAGAAGCCATTGTCGCTTCAACCTTAGTTAATCCCAAGTTAAATCAAATTATCCGTGATGCAGCGGCCGAACAGTCTTTGCGTCACATTGATTTTCTGTCAGAAATGATTGACTTGATTGCCGACCAAACGGGTATGAAACCTATCCGCAAAAGTGGGGCGCTACATGCCTTGGATGAAGAATATTTCAATCGCGTAGCCGCCATTGAATTTGCGGTGAAATACGATGATGGCAAAAATCCCAAAGGCTTTCTTAAATCCGATATCGTTTTATTAGGTATTTCACGGACCTCGAAAACGCCTCTAAGCATGTATTTAGCCAATAAATCGTATAAAGTCTCGAACTTGCCTTTAATTCCCGAAGTCAATCTTGCCCAAGAAATCTGGCAAGTCCCATCCAATAAATTATTTGGCTTAACCGCCAGCCCCCACTATATTATGAAAATTCGGACCGAACGCGTTAAAATGATGGGCATGGCCTCAATCACAACCTATAGTAGTTTGGATCGAATCAAAGCCGAACTCACATATTCCGAAGAACTTTTCTCTCGCCTCAACGCCACCGTAATTAACGTAGAAAACAAATCCATCGAAGAAGTCGCCCAATCCATTGAACAACTTCTTTTAAACACCAATAAATAA
- a CDS encoding PTS sugar transporter subunit IIA, protein MNITEDLIRLDQSFSDKNDAIKLAGQLLVDQGLVDEGYIEQMILRDDDVSTFMGNYIAIPHGTSDSKDMIKASGISIVQVPDGVEFSGNLVTVVFGIAGKDGEHLDLLSQIAILCSDIANVQKLADANSKEAILTLLQGGQ, encoded by the coding sequence ATGAATATTACTGAAGATTTAATTCGCTTAGACCAATCATTTTCCGATAAAAATGATGCGATTAAATTAGCAGGTCAATTGTTAGTCGACCAAGGGCTAGTTGATGAAGGCTATATTGAACAAATGATTTTACGGGATGACGATGTTTCGACGTTTATGGGGAACTATATTGCGATCCCGCACGGTACAAGTGACTCAAAAGATATGATAAAAGCCTCTGGAATCTCAATTGTCCAAGTTCCTGATGGGGTTGAATTTAGCGGTAATTTAGTTACCGTCGTTTTTGGTATTGCTGGAAAAGATGGAGAACACTTAGATTTGTTGTCACAAATTGCGATTTTATGTTCAGATATTGCTAATGTTCAAAAATTGGCCGATGCCAATTCAAAAGAAGCGATTTTAACACTTTTACAAGGGGGACAATAA